A segment of the Pseudalkalibacillus hwajinpoensis genome:
GACTAGCAAGTCTTGCGTGTACTTTCTTGGGTGGTTGGGTAATTATGAAAGCTTATACCATTGCCGGTTGGATTAACGGCTTAGGTGGCGGAACAATCTAGCTTCAAAAATAATGACATCTCGAACCCTTACTTAACTCATACTCCTTAATTGATGCCCCTCTATCCAGTAGAGGGGTCTACTTATAGAAAGACGAGGTGATATCGCTTTGAAAAAGGTTACTGTTCCTATTGATATGTCGAGTGAACAAAAGGAAATCTTAGGTCTGATTTCTAAACGTCAACTCATCTATATGATAGCGGGAGGTGGGCTAATTTATTCATATATACCAGTTGTTTATAATCTTATCCCTAACTTCTTTATCGGCGCCGTTATGTGTGTATTCGCTGCCTTACCTGTAGCAGTACTAACAGCAGTGTTAGCTTTCGTAAAAAAGAGTAAGTACCACTTAAACTATGATCATTACTTACTTATTAAATTCAGCTATAAAACACAAATCGGTGTTTGGCGAAAGGGACCTAAATTAACCAAATAGGCTGGAGGAAATTTGATGGAAATTCTTATGATGGCTGTATTAGGCATTATTGTCTACGTAATTGCGCGAATGGCAATGAAGGAACCTATTCTGCCCTGGAAAGATAAGAAATCGCAAGGAACAAAATTTACAAAAAAGCAAGAAAAAAAGAAGAAGCATAATGTAGAGCTGGATGAAGAACCAAGTATCTTTCAAGACCTACTTCATGATGTTAAAGAAATTAAACACCATATGATTCGACACCATGATGACACTTTCATCATGTTTGCTGAAGTAGAACCGGTAAACTATTTTCTTCTGAGTGATAAAGAGCAAGAAGCCATCGATGTAACAATGGAAACCTGGCTCTCGCAAGTTAATTATAATGTAAAACCCTATTTGCAAAATCGCTTCATTGACCTTTCAGATCCTATTGAAGAAATGCGCCAAAACATGATGAAGGCAGAGGATTTACATGAAAATGCCTTAGAGTATGGAAAATCAATGGTGGATGATCTTACTCGTTGGCAGGCGATAGCACCAAGGTATGAAACAAAACGATATCTCATTTTTTCTTATAAAGTCAAAGTTAGTGATATTACAGCAGATGATAAAGAGGAATTCGAAAATAAAATCATTGATAAAGCATTTGCGGAATTATACAGGCGTGTGAATACAGCTAAAAGTCAGCTAAGAAAAGCAAGAATGTACGTTGAATTGCTACCTGATGAAGGAATTCTGGACGTTCTATATCACACTTTTAACAGAAGAAAAGCAGTTCGAAATCGCTTTAAAGATTTTGGAGCAAATGAAATGTTAGCTCTCTACGTTACAGCTGATCAAGATGATACACGCATTGAATTAGTGAAGGAGGCCATTGAAAATGAATTTTCTGAAGAAGAAATCGAACTCAAAGATGAAGAAAAATCCGAACTCGAAGAAGATGAAAAAGCAAGCTAAAAAAGATCACAATTCAGAAGAAGAGATTGATACACAACTTGACACAAAACCAACGACTTGGGATCTTATTGCCCCCGATGGTTTAACAATCAATTCAGAAGATCACGGAGTAATCAAGCAATCTTTAGGAACAAAAACGTATTTCCGACCGTGGTATATCCCAAGAGACGGCTATCCTCGAAAAATGCAGACGAATTGGCTTTATTCTATTACATCTAGTGGGGAAGCGGATGTGATGATAGACATTAATAAAATGCAAAAGTCCGCTGCTATCCGCTCATTGCAAAGACAATTGACCATTCTTCAATCTAACTTAAACTTCCAACGTAAACGGGGCAACATCGATCAGATTAAAGATATTGAAACCAAAATAAATGATACAGAGATTTTAATGGATGAAATCCAATTCTCAGAAAATGATATTTACAACGTTTCGACTATGGGGATGCTCTACGGTTCAAGCGAAAAAGAACTCAATCATTATAGTGAAGCACTAGAGGATGAGATGAGTGGGATGTTCTTCAAACTGGCTACAACATGGAGTCGGATTAGAAAGGGACTTCGAAGTACGATTCCAATTGGACTGAATGAAATCCCTGATGCTCAAAGAAATATCGACAGACGCGCATTAGCTACCTTCTCACCTTTCATTAGTGGTAGTGGAAAGTACATAGGCGGTGTCCCGCTAGGTATAAATAAAATAACCGGACAATTAGAGTTTATTAATAGTTTTGGTACACCTGAAGTACGCCCACAA
Coding sequences within it:
- a CDS encoding PrgI family protein, whose protein sequence is MKKVTVPIDMSSEQKEILGLISKRQLIYMIAGGGLIYSYIPVVYNLIPNFFIGAVMCVFAALPVAVLTAVLAFVKKSKYHLNYDHYLLIKFSYKTQIGVWRKGPKLTK